Proteins encoded within one genomic window of Oncorhynchus masou masou isolate Uvic2021 chromosome 1, UVic_Omas_1.1, whole genome shotgun sequence:
- the scube2 gene encoding signal peptide, CUB and EGF-like domain-containing protein 2 isoform X1, protein MGAICSARNFCLFLLLLNTRQIAALLENPDACAEGSDGCHIDAICQNTQASYKCSCKVGFKGDGKHCEDIDDCDIEYNGGCVHECNNIPGNYRCTCHDGFNLAHDGHNCLGKIHFRLQDVDECVFNNGGCQYTCVNTMGSYECSCKEGFFLSDNQHTCIHRSVEGLSCMNKEHGCAHICKETPKGGVACECRPGFELAKNQRGCILTCNHGNGGCQHTCEDMEQGPICRCHVRYTLHPDGRSCVERDETTTESSDHNATSFTEVDKRVKRRLLMENCAVNNGGCDSTCKDTSTGVRCSCPVGFTLQPDGKTCKDINECELHNGGCDHFCRNTIGSFECNCWKGFKLLTDERSCQDIDECYFERTCGHTCVNSPGGFECVCNKGYTLYGLAHCGDINECSVNNGGCEQGCENTMGGFECQCHHGYKLHWNKKDCIAESCDLGCVRRRSEKRLRKTIRTLRKSIHREQFHLHFAGSNYELAKRLARPVDLPEHCWKGQVLVDRKCVSCTVGTYYDRDQGRCVLCPAGMYQDEEGKNSCEVCPGPEVRGSPRSVGARNISECGGQCPPGQFSHDGFIPCLPCPLGTYQPEVGRTSCFHCGGNLVTKHNGAVSFQECETKVQCSPGHYYNTSTHRCIRCPMGTYQMEFGQNYCISCPGNTTTDFDGSTNIMQCKNRHCGGEMGDFTGYIESPNYPGNYPANIECTWTINPPPKRRILIVVPEIFLPIEDECGDYLVMRKSSLSNSVTTYETCQTYERPIAFTSRSKRLWIQFKSNEGNSGKGFQVPYVTYDEDYQELIEDIVRDGRLYASENHQEILKDKKLMKALFDVLAHPQNFFNYTAQESREMFPKSFIRFLRSKVLRFLRP, encoded by the exons ATGCATGCGCAGAAGGAAGTGATGGATGTCACATTGATGCTATTTGTCAAAATACCCAAGCCTCTTACAAGTGCTCGTGTAAAGTAGGCTTTAAAGGCGACGGTAAACACTGTGAAG ACATCGATGATTGCGATATCGAGTACAATGGTGGCTGTGTACATGAATGTAACAACATACCAGGCAATTATCGTTGCACTTGCCATGATGGATTCAATTTAGCGCACGATGGACATAATTGTCTTGGTAAGATACATTTCAGACTACAAG ATGTGGACGAGTGTGTCTTCAACAATGGAGGGTGCCAGTATACATGTGTCAACACCATGGGGAGTTATGAGTGCAGCTGCAAAGAGGGTTTCTTCCTCAGTGACAACCAGCACACATGTATCCACCGCTCTGTGG AGGGCCTTAGCTGTATGAATAAGGAGCATGGCTGTGCTCACATCTGCAAGGAGACACCCAAGGGAGGAGTGGCCTGCGAATGCCGCCCAGGATTCGAGCTGGCCAAGAACCAAAGAGGCTGCATCT TGACCTGCAACCATGGTAACGGGGGCTGCCAGCACACCTGCGAGGACATGGAGCAGGGGCCCATCTGCAGGTGTCATGTGAGGTACACCCTGCACCCTGACGGCAGGTCCTGTGTAG AGCGGGACGAGACAACTACTGAGAGCTCTGATCACAACGCCACGTCCTTCACTGAGGTGGACAAACGTGTCAAACGCAGACTGCTCATGG AGAACTGTGCGGTAAATAACGGGGGGTGTGACTCCACGTGTAAGGACACATCCACGGGGGTACGCTGCAGCTGCCCTGTGGGCTTCACTCTGCAGCCTGACGGGAAGACGTGCAAAG ACATTAATGAGTGTGAGCTGCATAACGGCGGTTGCGACCACTTCTGCAGGAACACCATCGGCAGCTTTGAGTGTAACTGCTGGAAGggcttcaagctgcttactgacGAGCGCTCCTGTCAGG ATATAGACGAGTGTTATTTCGAAAGGACATGTGGTCACACGTGTGTGAACTCCCCTGGTGGTTTTGAGTGTGTTTGCAACAAAGGGTACACCCTGTATGGACTGGCCCACTGTGGAG ACATAAATGAGTGCAGTGTGAACAACGGAGGTTGTGAGCAGGGTTGTGAGAACACCATGGGTGGGTTTGAGTGCCAGTGCCACCATGGTTATAAGCTACACTGGAACAAAAAGGATTGTATCG CAGAGAGCTGTGACCTGGGCTGTGTGCGCCGGCGCTCAGAGAAGAGGCTGAGGAAGACTATCCGTACCCTGAGGAAGTCCATCCACCGGGAGCAGTTCCACCTCCACTTCGCTGGCTCTAACTACGAGCTGGCCAAGAGGCTGGCCCGGCCGGTGGACCTGCCGGAACACTGTTGGAAAGGGCAGGTACTGGTGGACAGGAAGTGTG TGAGCTGCACTGTTGGAACGTACTATGACAGGGATCAGGGAAGGTGTGTTCTGTGTCCAGCTGGAATGTACCAAGATGAAGAGGGCAAGAATTCTTGCGAGGTCTGCCCAGGGCCAGAGGTGAGAGGAAGTCCCAGGTCGGTTGGGGCGCGGAATATCTCTGAGTGTGGAG GTCAATGTCCCCCTGGTCAGTTCTCCCATGATGGCTTCATCCCTTGCCTGCCCTGTCCCCTGGGTACCTACCAGCCAGAGGTGGGCCGCACTTCCTGTTTCCACTGTGGAGGAAACCTGGTCACCAAACACAATGGTGCCGTGTCCTTCCAGGAGTGTGAGACCAAAG TCCAGTGTTCACCAGGACATTACTACAACACCAGCACACACCGCTGTATCCGTTGTCCCATGGGGACGTATCAGATGGAGTTTGGTCAGAATTACTGCATCTCCTGCCCAGGAAATACCACCACCGACTTTGACGGCTCCACCAACATCATGCAGTGCAAAA acagacactgtggtggagagatgggagatttcACTGGCTACATCGAGTCTCCCAACTACCCAGGGAACTACCCAGCCAACATCGAGTGCACCTGGACCATCAACCCACCGCCCAAGCGCAGAATCCTCATCGTGGTCCCAGAGATCTTCCTCCCCATCGAGGATGAGTGTGGAGACTACCTCGTCATGAGAAAGAGCT CTCTCTCCAACTCTGTGACGACCTATGAGACCTGCCAGACCTATGAACGGCCTATTGCCTTCACCTCCCGCTCCAAGAGGCTGTGGATACAGTTTAAATCGAATGAAGGGAACAGTGGGAAGGGCTTCCAAGTCCCTTATGTGACCTATGATG AGGACTACCAGGAACTCATTGAAGATATAGTCAGAGATGGAAGATTATATGCCTCTGAAAATCACCAAGAAATTCTCAAG GACAAGAAGCTTATGAAGGCACTGTTTGATGTATTGGCCCACCCACAGAACTTCTTCAACTACACAGCACAGGAGTCAAGAGAAATGTTCCCCAAATCCTTCATCCGATTTCTACGTTCTAAAGTCTTGAGATTCCTTCGCCCTTAA